TGCACGGAGCCTGCTCGGATTCAACGGAGGGAGTGCCGGCAATGGCGCGTCCACATTCGTTCCCACGGTCGTCACACAGGTCGCCTCGAGCAATGTCGGAGGAGCCACACTTTCTCAGGGGCAGGTGCGTAACCCAAGCGTTACGTCATTCGACAACCATCTCATTCGGTTCTCGGGACCGGGGAGTTTCGATGTCGTGAATACCTCAGTGCCGGTTGGCGTGACGGCGAACATCGCTAATACTGGACGTGTTGGTGCCATCGATGCCGGGGTCATCGATCATCAGCGTCTGACCCTCGATTCGTACGAGATTCAATTCACGTCTTCGTCACAGTATTCTGTCGTGAACACGACGACGGGGTCGACCCTGTCGACGGGGAACTCGTATGTATCTGGTAGCCCCATCGAGTTTGATGGGTTGCGCGTCATACTTGCGCACGACCAGCCAGGAACGCCGGTGACCGGAGATCGCTTCTCCGTGACGCTTGCCCCTAAGACCGTGCTGAGCGGACAGACCTACGTCTCGGGATCCGCGATAACATTTGATGGTATTCAGCTCACGATCAGCGACGGAACAGCACCGCCTACCGCAGGGGATCTCTTTCATGTCGTCAGCCAGAGCCGATATGCGGGAGATTCCACCATTCAGGACATTGAAGTGGCCGACGGGGAAGTGATCTCAACAAGCATTCCTGGCCACGAAGTCTTCAGCGGTCCGAATGTCAATGTGTTTGAGGCCGTGCAACACCTGCTTGCCGCGCTACGAGGAAATTTTAGGTCCGGTGTCGAGGAGAGCTTAGGAGACTTAGATCATGCACTGAGTCAGGTATCGGCCGCTCAGGCCGAAGTCGGCGCGCTCGCGAATCGCTTGGAAGCCACCTCCTCGGCATTGGAGGACGCCAGAGTACTGGCCACGAATACGCTGTCCTCGTTCGAAGATATCGATTTGGCACGTACCATCTCCGATCTTACGCGGCAAGAATACGCGATTCAAGCTGCGGGCGAGACGCTCGGTCGGATTTTCGACAATTCCCTCCTGAAACATCTCCGGTAGGATCGTTCTCAAGTTTGTACCGTGGAGAGCCGATAATTCCATGCCACCTTGTGTCGCCATGGAAGGCTGTCATGCTAGTACTGACTCGTCGACGTGGAGAGAGTGTCACAATCGGTCCCGATATCCGTGTGGTCGTGCTGGGGATGAAGAGCGGGCAGGTTCGTCTCGGAATCGAAGCCCCACCGGCTGTCGCCGTACATCGGGAAGAGGTCTATACGAGAATCCAAGAAGAGAACCGGTTGGCCGCTAAAACACAGACTGTGCCGCTCGATGCGTTGCGTAGCTTGGCTCCTGTGAAACGGCGTGTGGTCTCGTGAGGCTATGTCCGTGAACTGCACATCGACTCGCTTTGGGTCCTTTGAGGTTCCCGACGAAAGCGTCGTCACGTTTCCTTCCGGGCTCCTTGGGTTCCCCGAGCAGCAACGGTACGTCATCCTTGATCATGATACTGAGGCGCCCTTCAAGTGGCTTCAATCAATTGAAGAGCCTGATCTTGCCTTTGTCCTGATGGATCCCGCCACGTTCCATCCTGATTACCACGTTGAAGTTTCTGCCGATGCTCTGATGGAGATCAAAGGAGGGGAGCGCGAGGAT
The nucleotide sequence above comes from Nitrospira sp.. Encoded proteins:
- a CDS encoding flagellar assembly protein FliW — its product is MNCTSTRFGSFEVPDESVVTFPSGLLGFPEQQRYVILDHDTEAPFKWLQSIEEPDLAFVLMDPATFHPDYHVEVSADALMEIKGGEREDLTLVVILTIPSDDPGRITANLRGPLLMSHTSKLGKQLVLSEDFPTRHPLFPSAPPSRGASTDVQPATECPT
- the csrA gene encoding carbon storage regulator CsrA, which produces MLVLTRRRGESVTIGPDIRVVVLGMKSGQVRLGIEAPPAVAVHREEVYTRIQEENRLAAKTQTVPLDALRSLAPVKRRVVS